From Hippea jasoniae, one genomic window encodes:
- a CDS encoding TRAP transporter permease gives MEDKKDLIEAEAGSSVLLRNPDTLGLPGLLVKIAGVVLAIFALYYNSFGVISELHQNAIFFSLIGFMGFILYPLSKKKAKQTLKIDIVLAFLILLSGLYLVFFENSVHARNEALILRDIVVGSVAVVLLIELSRRAAGLVIPLLAVVFSAYALFLGRLMPPGMFSFRGIFYSSYIYRMYFTNDGIFGYIATIASTYVYLFILFAAFFLKSGAGDFIIDLAKALLGRSVGGPAKVAVLASGLMGSITGSSVANVVGTGSITIPLMKKIGFKPEFAGGVETAASVGGQMMPPIMGAGAFIMAQWTQIPYTTIIGKAFIPAVMYYLGVLLNVHIRAKKSNLRPLEKDEIPSLKDVLKRGWHFLIPLIVLIFLLVDGFTPTYAAIISIVAVVVSSWLKKETRMGPKEIIDAMVLGSRNMVGTGVLLLIAGIIVGVITLTGLGISLSIIVTSITKNSVFLLYLLTALAALFLGMGLPVTASYIVLAILIAPAFKMLGVGVLAANMVVFWLAETANVTPPIALAAFAASGIAGSKPVDTAIEGFKLAKGLLLIPILYLYTNLLAGLHPAVILPAVSGLFGLFGFTIFLEGYWNRHLNIIERLLFLIFGLLSYYPSSKEINLAGVAGMVLLFAYYHFKAKKT, from the coding sequence ATGGAAGATAAAAAGGATTTGATTGAGGCTGAAGCTGGTTCTTCGGTACTTTTGAGAAATCCTGATACTTTAGGTCTACCTGGTTTACTTGTAAAGATAGCCGGCGTTGTGCTGGCTATCTTTGCTTTATACTACAACAGTTTTGGTGTTATATCTGAATTGCATCAAAACGCCATATTTTTCTCTTTGATTGGTTTTATGGGTTTTATTCTTTATCCGCTTTCTAAGAAAAAGGCAAAACAAACCCTTAAAATTGACATCGTTTTAGCTTTTTTGATTCTTTTGAGTGGCTTATATCTTGTGTTTTTCGAAAACAGCGTACATGCCAGAAATGAGGCTTTGATTCTAAGGGATATTGTTGTGGGCAGTGTAGCTGTTGTATTGTTGATTGAACTATCAAGAAGGGCTGCAGGTTTGGTAATCCCCTTGCTTGCTGTTGTGTTTTCTGCTTATGCGTTGTTTTTGGGTAGACTTATGCCTCCCGGGATGTTTAGTTTCAGGGGCATTTTTTATTCAAGCTATATCTACCGCATGTATTTTACCAATGACGGTATTTTTGGATATATTGCAACAATTGCATCAACCTATGTTTATCTGTTTATTCTATTTGCCGCCTTTTTCTTAAAAAGCGGAGCCGGTGATTTTATTATAGACCTTGCCAAGGCGTTGTTGGGCAGGAGTGTTGGTGGTCCTGCAAAAGTTGCGGTTTTAGCAAGCGGTTTAATGGGCTCGATAACCGGTTCTTCTGTTGCCAATGTTGTGGGAACAGGTTCCATTACAATTCCTCTTATGAAGAAAATCGGTTTTAAACCTGAATTTGCAGGTGGTGTAGAAACAGCAGCTTCTGTTGGAGGGCAGATGATGCCTCCTATTATGGGAGCTGGTGCTTTTATTATGGCTCAGTGGACTCAGATTCCATACACAACGATTATTGGTAAAGCGTTTATTCCTGCGGTAATGTATTATCTTGGCGTTTTGTTGAATGTCCATATAAGGGCAAAAAAGAGCAACTTAAGACCTCTTGAGAAGGATGAGATTCCATCCCTGAAAGATGTATTAAAGAGGGGATGGCATTTTCTTATCCCCTTGATTGTTTTAATTTTTTTACTTGTGGATGGTTTCACACCCACATATGCAGCAATAATCAGTATTGTAGCTGTTGTTGTTTCAAGCTGGCTAAAGAAAGAAACAAGAATGGGTCCAAAAGAGATTATAGATGCTATGGTTTTGGGTAGTCGCAATATGGTGGGCACAGGCGTTTTGCTTTTAATTGCAGGCATTATTGTTGGTGTAATAACTCTAACTGGTCTTGGTATTTCTCTTTCAATAATAGTAACCTCAATTACAAAAAACAGCGTATTTTTGCTTTATCTTCTAACTGCTCTGGCTGCTCTGTTTTTAGGGATGGGATTGCCTGTAACAGCTTCATATATTGTGCTTGCAATTTTAATAGCACCTGCCTTTAAAATGTTAGGTGTAGGTGTTTTAGCAGCAAATATGGTGGTTTTCTGGCTTGCTGAGACTGCCAATGTAACACCTCCCATTGCTCTTGCTGCATTTGCTGCAAGCGGCATAGCAGGCTCAAAACCCGTGGATACGGCTATTGAGGGATTTAAGCTTGCAAAGGGTTTACTGCTTATTCCAATTCTTTATTTATACACAAATTTACTTGCAGGTCTTCATCCTGCAGTAATTCTGCCAGCTGTAAGTGGTTTGTTTGGTTTGTTTGGATTTACTATATTTCTTGAAGGTTACTGGAATAGGCACTTAAATATTATAGAAAGGCTACTCTTTTTGATTTTTGGGCTTCTTTCATACTATCCATCATCAAAAGAGATAAATCTTGCAGGTGTTGCAGGAATGGTTTTGTTGTTTGCTTACTACCATTTTAAGGCAAAGAAAACTTAA
- a CDS encoding ABC transporter permease, which yields MTHHHIYVMLLANTIKAGTILLFPTIGEIFAERSGILNLGVEGMMLIGAFFGFIVSYSTNNPYLGMIVGMLAGGIAGLIHAFISITLRGNQIVSGLALTIFGSGFTTFYGQKWINMTLNNTLPHINIPLLSQIPVIGAIFFKQDLVVYLSYIIVFVMWFILYKTTIGLNLRAVGENAKAANAMGISVYKIRYLWTFFGGVMAGAGGAYLTIAYAPFWLDGITAGRGWIAIALVIFAMWDPIKAMFGAYLFGGINALQFQLQASGTTIPSALLNMLPYLVTFIVISISFIIVKARFVKPPKELGIPYIREEK from the coding sequence ATGACGCATCACCACATATATGTAATGCTACTTGCAAACACTATTAAGGCTGGCACAATTCTTCTGTTTCCCACAATCGGCGAAATCTTTGCAGAAAGATCAGGTATTTTAAATTTAGGTGTTGAAGGCATGATGCTTATCGGTGCATTTTTTGGCTTTATAGTTTCATATTCAACAAACAATCCCTATTTAGGTATGATTGTGGGTATGTTAGCCGGTGGAATAGCAGGACTGATACATGCATTTATTTCTATCACACTGCGCGGCAATCAAATTGTAAGCGGCCTTGCTTTAACCATTTTTGGCAGTGGTTTTACAACATTCTATGGACAGAAGTGGATAAATATGACGCTAAACAACACACTTCCCCACATAAACATTCCTTTATTAAGCCAGATACCCGTAATTGGAGCAATATTTTTTAAACAGGATTTAGTTGTTTATCTCTCATACATCATCGTTTTTGTTATGTGGTTTATACTTTACAAAACAACCATTGGTTTAAATTTAAGAGCCGTTGGAGAAAACGCCAAAGCGGCAAATGCCATGGGAATTAGCGTTTATAAAATCAGGTATCTGTGGACATTCTTTGGCGGTGTAATGGCTGGAGCTGGCGGCGCCTATCTAACAATAGCCTATGCACCGTTCTGGCTTGATGGAATTACAGCTGGCAGAGGCTGGATTGCCATAGCGCTTGTTATATTTGCCATGTGGGATCCAATTAAGGCGATGTTTGGGGCTTATCTATTTGGTGGAATAAACGCTTTACAGTTTCAGCTCCAGGCAAGCGGCACAACGATACCATCAGCTCTTCTTAATATGCTGCCCTATCTTGTAACATTTATTGTTATATCCATTAGCTTTATTATTGTCAAAGCACGCTTTGTAAAACCACCAAAAGAGCTGGGTATCCCCTATATCAGAGAAGAAAAATAG
- a CDS encoding ABC transporter permease encodes MIYFEKVSTQRNYLKILIPIISILLGFFIGGIAIAVAHINPFEVYKQLLINAFGSPYAISETLVAAVPLMLITAGLIVVFKMNIWNIGAYGQYIMGAIFSSYFPIFLTDKIPHYMMLPVMVIASMIGGALWALIPTILKIIWEVNEVITTLLLNYIALFILKFLMYGPWKNPSSYGFPLSKTFPDYAQLPILFSGSRLTIGFVFAIFALLFVYFLISKTRFGYEMRIIGDNPKTAHYAGINVKKNIIIGMLISGALAGLAGMVEVSGIIHFLQIKIGADYGYTSIIVAWVSYLNPITTFFASILFGGLSSGGYSIQITMRVSYGIVNLIESIILFSLVGAQIFLNYRVRWKK; translated from the coding sequence ATGATATACTTTGAAAAGGTTTCAACCCAAAGAAACTACCTAAAAATTCTCATACCGATTATTTCAATTCTACTTGGCTTCTTTATTGGTGGCATAGCCATTGCAGTAGCCCACATAAACCCATTTGAGGTTTACAAACAGCTATTAATAAACGCCTTTGGAAGCCCTTATGCTATATCAGAAACGCTTGTTGCAGCCGTTCCCTTGATGCTTATAACCGCAGGCCTCATTGTGGTTTTTAAAATGAATATCTGGAACATCGGTGCATACGGTCAATACATCATGGGTGCAATCTTTAGCTCCTATTTCCCCATATTTTTAACTGACAAGATCCCGCATTATATGATGCTGCCAGTAATGGTTATTGCAAGTATGATCGGTGGCGCTTTATGGGCTTTAATACCCACTATCTTAAAAATCATCTGGGAGGTCAATGAGGTTATAACGACACTGTTATTAAACTACATTGCACTGTTTATACTGAAGTTTCTCATGTATGGACCGTGGAAAAATCCTTCAAGCTACGGCTTTCCTCTGTCAAAAACATTTCCTGATTATGCTCAATTACCGATTCTGTTTAGCGGAAGCAGACTAACAATCGGTTTTGTCTTTGCTATTTTTGCGCTTCTGTTTGTTTATTTTCTTATATCAAAAACCCGTTTTGGCTATGAGATGAGAATTATTGGAGACAACCCTAAAACAGCGCATTATGCAGGTATTAATGTGAAAAAGAACATCATCATAGGAATGCTGATAAGTGGAGCCTTAGCTGGGCTTGCGGGAATGGTCGAGGTATCGGGTATAATTCACTTTCTACAGATAAAAATCGGCGCCGATTACGGCTACACATCAATTATCGTTGCATGGGTTTCATACCTTAACCCGATCACCACTTTTTTTGCCTCAATACTCTTTGGCGGATTATCCTCTGGAGGATACTCAATCCAGATCACAATGCGTGTTTCATACGGCATAGTAAATCTTATAGAAAGTATAATTCTCTTCAGCCTCGTTGGAGCACAGATATTTTTAAACTACAGAGTCAGGTGGAAAAAATGA
- a CDS encoding ABC transporter ATP-binding protein translates to MSEVILKAVNITKRFGDVIANDSVNFELNRGEIHTLLGENGAGKTTLMNILYGIYLPSEGQIYLEEKPVVINSPLDAIRLGIGMIHQHFMLVDTLTVYENIILGLKEYGIIIKKRAILQKLKEIEDRYNLKVNPFEKIWQLAVGEQQKVEIIKVLFRGANILILDEPTAVLTPQETKSLFNILKNMKNNSKSIIFISHKLEEVLQISDRITVMRAGRIIKTLNKQNTSKEQLADLMMADIKLLNIPKENKPSDETILEVNNLQVISDKGVKSVDGLSLKVKRGEILGIAGVSGNGQKELVQTIAGVKKAVGGRIIFNGIDITNKPPRFIAKSGINYIPADRLAMGVAPNLNCVDNAILRCYYRKPFLQNGIMKYKKAIDYTKQIVKDYNVKLKSIFSPIKLLSGGNMQKLILARELLEKPKLLIASYPTRGLDLASTIFFRKKLVEIAKEGTTVILVSEDLDEILSLSDRVVVMYEGKIVGIVNPKTTDKNTLGLMMAGITP, encoded by the coding sequence ATGAGTGAAGTTATTTTAAAAGCTGTTAATATAACAAAAAGATTTGGTGATGTTATAGCAAACGATAGTGTAAATTTTGAACTAAACAGAGGCGAAATCCACACTCTTTTAGGTGAAAACGGCGCTGGCAAAACAACATTGATGAATATTCTATACGGCATTTATTTACCATCAGAGGGACAGATTTACTTAGAAGAAAAACCTGTCGTTATTAATTCTCCACTTGATGCCATAAGATTGGGCATAGGTATGATTCATCAACATTTTATGCTTGTTGATACACTCACGGTGTATGAAAATATCATCTTAGGTTTAAAAGAGTACGGTATTATCATTAAAAAGAGAGCAATACTGCAAAAATTGAAAGAAATTGAAGATAGATACAACCTAAAAGTCAATCCCTTTGAAAAGATATGGCAGTTAGCCGTAGGAGAGCAGCAAAAGGTAGAAATCATAAAAGTTCTATTCAGGGGTGCAAATATATTGATACTTGATGAGCCTACAGCTGTTTTAACGCCGCAGGAAACAAAAAGCCTGTTCAATATTCTCAAAAATATGAAAAACAACTCAAAATCGATAATATTTATCAGTCATAAGCTTGAGGAGGTATTGCAGATAAGCGATAGAATCACCGTAATGAGGGCTGGCAGGATAATAAAAACCCTCAACAAACAAAATACTTCAAAAGAGCAGCTTGCCGATTTAATGATGGCAGATATCAAGCTCCTCAATATACCCAAAGAAAATAAGCCATCAGATGAAACCATACTTGAGGTTAACAATCTTCAGGTTATATCAGACAAAGGCGTAAAATCGGTTGATGGCTTAAGCCTAAAGGTAAAAAGGGGAGAAATTTTAGGAATCGCTGGCGTCTCAGGTAACGGTCAGAAGGAACTTGTCCAGACAATTGCAGGTGTAAAAAAAGCCGTTGGAGGCAGGATTATTTTTAACGGTATAGATATAACAAACAAACCCCCGCGATTTATTGCAAAAAGTGGCATAAACTACATACCTGCAGATAGACTTGCAATGGGTGTCGCACCAAACTTAAATTGCGTGGACAATGCAATTCTTAGATGTTATTACAGAAAACCATTCTTACAAAACGGTATCATGAAATACAAAAAAGCAATAGATTATACAAAACAGATTGTAAAGGATTACAATGTTAAATTGAAATCCATATTCTCACCGATAAAGCTACTTTCTGGCGGCAATATGCAAAAGCTGATTCTTGCACGGGAATTATTAGAAAAACCAAAGCTGTTAATAGCCTCTTATCCAACAAGGGGTCTTGATTTAGCATCAACAATTTTTTTTAGAAAAAAACTTGTTGAGATAGCAAAAGAGGGCACAACTGTTATCCTTGTATCTGAAGATTTAGATGAAATTCTTTCGCTTTCAGACAGGGTGGTTGTAATGTATGAGGGTAAAATAGTGGGAATAGTTAACCCAAAAACAACAGACAAAAACACTTTGGGCCTTATGATGGCTGGAATTACGCCATGA
- a CDS encoding BMP family ABC transporter substrate-binding protein — protein MKRLVVFLLVLGVLLGYSYSSNAKEKKIKVAFLYVGPHNDGGWSQAHDEGRIYLQKHLPYVETSYSESVPEGAPCEKVIRDYIHNGYTVIFGTSFGFMDSMYNVAKDYPNVIFEHCSGYKTRKNMGTYFGRMYQADYLAGLVAGMMTKSNYIGFVAPFPIPEVVREIDSFTIGVREVNKKATVHVIWTNSWFNPAKERSAAETFIANGADIIASGCDSPASIEAAKKAGIYAIAYDRDIHNKFPKTVLTSRAWNWGVFYVKVLKEIHNGTWKATQYWGGMETGIVKLGKFGDTVPQKVKEYVLKREREIKEGKFKVFAGPIYDQHGKLMVKKGQELPDKDKLSLQWFVEGVVGSIPH, from the coding sequence ATGAAGCGATTGGTCGTGTTTTTGTTGGTTTTAGGCGTTTTACTTGGCTATAGTTACAGCAGCAATGCAAAAGAGAAAAAAATCAAGGTAGCATTCCTCTATGTTGGACCCCACAACGACGGCGGTTGGTCGCAGGCTCATGATGAGGGCAGAATCTATCTACAAAAACATCTACCCTATGTGGAAACATCATACTCAGAAAGCGTTCCAGAGGGTGCACCGTGTGAGAAGGTTATACGCGACTACATCCACAACGGCTATACGGTGATTTTTGGAACAAGCTTTGGTTTTATGGATTCTATGTATAATGTTGCAAAGGATTATCCCAATGTCATTTTTGAGCACTGCTCTGGTTATAAAACAAGAAAAAATATGGGCACCTATTTTGGCAGGATGTATCAGGCAGACTACCTTGCAGGCCTTGTTGCAGGTATGATGACAAAGTCAAACTACATAGGCTTTGTGGCACCATTTCCCATTCCAGAGGTTGTTAGAGAGATAGACTCCTTCACAATAGGTGTAAGAGAGGTAAACAAAAAAGCCACAGTGCATGTTATCTGGACTAACTCATGGTTCAATCCTGCAAAAGAGCGCTCAGCAGCAGAAACATTTATAGCAAACGGTGCTGATATCATTGCAAGTGGATGTGATTCACCAGCCTCTATTGAAGCAGCAAAAAAAGCAGGCATATACGCCATTGCATACGATAGAGATATTCACAATAAATTCCCAAAAACGGTGCTTACATCCCGTGCATGGAACTGGGGTGTTTTTTATGTAAAGGTGCTTAAAGAGATCCATAACGGCACCTGGAAAGCAACACAATACTGGGGTGGAATGGAAACAGGCATTGTAAAATTAGGTAAATTCGGTGATACTGTTCCTCAAAAGGTCAAAGAATATGTTCTCAAAAGGGAAAGAGAGATAAAAGAGGGTAAATTTAAGGTATTTGCAGGTCCCATCTATGATCAGCATGGCAAATTGATGGTTAAAAAAGGCCAGGAGCTACCCGATAAAGACAAACTCTCACTTCAATGGTTTGTTGAAGGTGTTGTGGGTTCTATTCCACACTAA